From the Triticum urartu cultivar G1812 chromosome 4, Tu2.1, whole genome shotgun sequence genome, the window GCAGTGGTGATTTTATGGCTGTATGGAAGCTTTTGGACAACAAGCACTGTAGTAATTGTTGGAGGTCATATTCTACAACTTGTCTACTATTCCTTTGAGACCACTCTTACTAAACATTTCATAGTGTATAAAATTCACTAACATTGCTTAAAATGCAGGTGCTTCCTTTTTGTTGAAGCATGAACGATTTGCTCTGCTTGTCACCTGCCTATATTCAATGTATTGTGCAAGAAGCTACATTGGATGGCTTGGATTACTTTTGAGCCTGAATTTGTCTTTCTTTTCAACTGACGTTCTAGTCCAGTTCCTGAAGAAAAATGTAGACAATGAAAATGGTTCTTCAAGGAACTCTGATCAAAATTCAGACAGATCAAGCAATTTCTTTGGGGAATTtcagcaatcatcaaaagacagCAGCTCACATTCTGGATATACTCAACCTTCTAATCGTGGCCCTGGTGATCCGTCAACAAGTGGAGCTGAGGAGTTAACCTCTGAAGATGAAGTGGCACGTTTATTGAATTGCGCCGACCACTATTCAGCATTTGGATTTCGCCCGTATGAAATCATAGATGTATCAGTACTCAAGAGAGAATACAAGAAAAAGGTGATGCTAAAGATAAAACTAATGTCAGCTGTATGAGTGCCATATATGAATGTTCATATGCTGCAAGGTTTGGTTATATCTTTGTTAATTGTGATTACTGATTTTGCAGGCTATGTTAGTCCATCCTGATAAGAATATGGGCAATGATAAAGCTGCTGATGCATTTAAAAAGCTTCAAAACGCATATGAGGTTCACATCCATTCATTGTTGAAATAATTACATATTCAATTAAAATATATCTTTTTATAAGATCATGTATGTATTCATGAGTCCACAACTGTACACACAGGTTCTTCTTGATTCAGTGAAACGAAAGACATATGATGATGAGTTAAGGAGGGAGGAGCTACTGAACTACTTCAGGCGGTTCCAGGGTGCTTCTCAAAAGGTTTTCCTAGCTATTCCTTACAAATGATGTTTAATATTTATGCTTTGCTTGTTTTCTCTTATATCTTCTTTCCTTAAAAGTAGTTCCATGCTAGTTGGCTCCTGTGTGAGGGAAAGGTACTCAGTTTAGCTGGACGAGAGAATCACCCTACTGTGATGTTTCAATTAATTATGGTGTATTGACGTGTTTTTGAAGTGCATGAGAAGGGTTTGCATTTGGACTATTCAATTTCATGATAGTTCATGTTTTTCAGGTTAACCTGAGAAAAAGAAATTTAAACTGCCAGCAATCACTTTACCACTTACGAGTGGATTTTGGATCTGGCTGATTTGTGCTTTGCTGGATTTGCAAAATCGCAATGCATTTTTTTTTTCATTTGGTCTCAGTTAATTGAGGACAATTTCGAAAGGCTGGCCCAGTAATAGTCATAGTTAGTTGAAGTTGATTTGACCAGTGGTATGGATTTTACTGTTCAGTTTAGTTAAGTTCCTAGTGGAAGTTGATCTGGCCAGGGAATTGGTATGGATTTTACTGTTCAGTTTAGTTAAGTTCAATGTTCTTGTGTGCATGGCATGTGTTGGAAAAACATTATATTTTGCTGTCCATAAGCCCTGATTTAATGTTTGGAAAAGCATTATTTACCAGAAGGGTGCTGGATGGTTTCAGTGGCAACAATTGCTCATTGGTTTTTGACCCAGCTGTAGACGGTGTCCTTGATTGCTCTGATGCAAACATGCAGTTTCCATGATGGTTTGGTGTCATGGTTTTGATGTGAAAGTGACTTCAGACATTAGGCAGTTCGATTTTTGGGGTATGGAATCATGTTACATGCAATAGGTTCATATGTATTCGTTGCAGTAAATTTTTTTGTCAGTCTGAATAGTGTGACGTTCCTAATATTATGTATCGTTTTGTGTCGCAATTGTAAAATTTATTCTTGCAACTGCCATCGGTTGTTTATGAGACTAGTGTTTGGGAAATGTTTGTTGGTTTAACAATCCATTCTGCCAAGGTGGTCTGAGATAAAAACAGAAGACACAAGAATAGTAGATGTAGTATCTACATATTAATACAGCTTCGTAGTCTTGCAGTTTGCTTTAATTTATCCTCTTTAAAAAGTATcaatgtgccagagccatgagctggttgcgagatcttatgggtttcacctctagcctaccccaacttgtttgggactaaaggctttgttgttgttgttgttgtttagAAAGTATCAAATATGACTACTCATCTGATAGCCATAATTTCTTTGCTGTTTTATTTTATTTACTAGAAAGGAGGACATGGTACATTCCAACAAGGGTTTAGCCCCTCTGAAGGTGTTGATGAAGGACCTTCTGCTCTATCGAGAAGAATAGCCTGCAAGAAATGTGGCGATTTCCATCTGTGGATTTATACAGGAAGACCTAAGTTGCAGGGCAGATGGTGTCAGGTATTTTCTTTTGGTATATGGCTGTGGTTGCTTTTGATTCTGTGCTACTAGTAAATGTTCTGTATAAGTTACTTTTCTTCATCACAGGATTGTAAAGAGTTTCATCAGGCTAAAGATGGTGATGGATGGGTTGAGCAGTCATTTCAACCGGTCCTATTTGGGATGCTGCACAAGGTAATATCAGATTATTCCAACTCATGATATGACCAACTGCAAAAACTTTTAGCCACCACAAATGTCTTGTGACTGATGTCTTGTGATATTTACAATTTATGCAGCCCGATCTGCCTCGTGCATTTGTTTGTGCTGAAAGTAGCATTTTTGATGTCACCGAGTGGTTCAGCTGTCAGGTGAAAATTTATATGTTTTATGAATATCTTCTTTATTACATTTGATTGCTCATAAGTTTGATCTTTGGTCAGTACATATCTATGTGTTGTAAGGATGGCTACTATATGGTATGGTACTATGGTTAGATGCTTATCTGTTTGAATCACTGAAATCCTGTGTTTCGTTCATGAGAACTGTGACCAAGAAACTTTGTACTAGTGCAGTAAGTTCAGTAAGGGGATCACTTGCCACTGTTAGTTTGAAGTTTAGCCAGAATCTCTGTGGGCATTGTCTCCAGTTCTCAGTTTACTATTAAGATAAAAAAAATACATGGTGCATAGGAAAGCAGTAAACGTACTAAATCATAGCTACAGCTAGAGGAATTTTGCATGGTTTCTGAAATCTGAGGCGTCGAGTGGAGTGACACACTTCCAGTCAGGGTCATTATTTTCACACTCCGCCTATTAAGCAAAAAGAGAAGCAAAGTAATTTATGAACTGATACACAAATTTCTGTTTTCTTCTCCAGGGAATGAGATGCCCACCGAACACCCACAAGCCGACCTTCCACGTGAATGCCAGCTTGGCAAAGGAAGGTAGTGGCAAAGGGAGCACGTCAGGGCCAAGGGGTGGAATCCCGAACATGGATGCAGGAGTCGATGAGGAGTTCTTTGAGTGGCTGCAGAACGCTATGCAGTCTGGCATGTTTGAGGCACAAGGCGACCCCCCTTCTCCAGGCAGCGGAACCCATGCAAAGAGtagtggtggcggcggcggcagcagtaGTAACAGGAAAAAGAGGAAGGGCAAGAAGCAATGGTAACTCCCCTGGGCAGGGAAAAGATAAATAAACCATTTTGAGTGCATCCGCGCAAGACAAATGGCCAACTTAGTTCATCCCCAGATGCTAAAGGCTGGCATGGTACGCATACGCTGAGACACCATCGAACATCCTGACTCGACTTGGTAAGATTTCAAATTTCGAGAATCGAAATTCCGACGAAAAACGAGAGCATGTATGTGTATGGCAATGCTGGTGGATGTATTGTTACTTGCCTTACAATGAGGCCCAAAAATGTTACGCTAAGTGCAAGAAATATATGTCATTATATCTGGAAACTTGTCTATTCTTCTCGGGATGGACTTGCATTTATTTTGCTGAGGTATCAGTACTGGAATGAACAgtggaaatgtttatcttgactTTGCTGTAGTTCTCATGGTCTTCTGATCTGACTCAACACTTGATAGCATACATGATGGTGAAAGCTAGCTGCTGAAATGTCCAGTTGTACGTAGCCATCACTCACCAGTACCATTAAGCTCCCAACCAAATGGCGTAGCAAATCAAAAAAGAAGCTACCAGGCACCACTGGCGACAGTGACGTGCCTCTGCTTAGCCACAGTGGCAGTGACATGTCCCTGCTTTGCGTGATGATTAAGCTTGATAATGACACAAACCTTAAAACACTTTCCATCATCATCTGGTGAGCTTTAGCATCATGTTTAAGTTACAAATCTCTGTTACCTTTTCCAGGACAAATCCAATCAGTCTAGGTCCCGCCTCAGTAGCTTTGTGTACAAACACAAAAATTAGTAGAAATCATAATTGTTGCCCTTTATATGGACTACTCTCTCTGACCCCAAATAGATGATGTATAAACTTGGCTAGAAAGGTAATGCCTTCTAAGTTTGACCAAATATATACGCCCTTTGTCGGTCTGTCCCACAATATAAGACCATTTTGCAAGCTAGCCATAACTTGAAAAATGgtcttatattatttttattatcattatttttttagaaaaatcTGTCTTATATTATGGGAGGGAGGTGAAGAAAAATATCAACAACTACAATATTGAATAAACATATTATGAAATATATCAAATGTGGGATATATTGATATTGATTTGGTGTTTATGTTCATATTTTTGTATATATGCTTGGTAGAATTTAGAAAACATTGATATTTTGACTTAATTTATACGTCATCTATTTGAGGACGGAGGGAGTGCAATTTTGAGCTGAGTGATGCGGGGTTTTACACGATAAGATTCGATATTTTGTTTTCCAGCTTTGCTAAGACTTCGTTATGTCTCAATCGATACAATATTCCTTTGATCTTGCATGGAGATTCGTACAaactttttctttttttcctcttaTATACTGTATATCACTTGGCTGAGACCTAGCCACACCCTTTGTTTTCTCTTTCAAAGATGCATGCAAATTTCAAGAACAGGGTAGGGTTGCTGATTGTCTGGCTAATCACGAGATGGGCCAGATCCATCGGCTAGGTCTCAGTCAAGCCACATAGTATTTAAGAAGTAAAAAGACTGAAAAAAATTGTACGAATGTTCATGTAAGATCAAAGGAATATATCATCGACTAAGGCATAACGAATCTTAGTCGACTGAGACTTAGCAAAACCGTAAACTAAAACTCACTATTCAATCCAAAACAACAAATCAAGCAAAACCTCTGTATATTATGATTGCACAAATAAATAAATCGCACACTGTATTAGCGTGATACTCCGTATTTCACAAAGCACCCCGGACAGCACACATAATCCCTGACGAACACAAGAGACGCAGATGCGCTGTACACCATCAGCAGCGACAACAAGCTAGCTTTTGTATAGTACTGGATTGCACCACTAGTCGTCAATAATAGACTGCGCTGGCATCAGCTGCAGCTAATTCTTCGTGCCGCCGTCCTGGGCGGCGCCGACGACCCCTTCGTTGCCGGCGAGGATGAGGTACTTGTCCCTCCTTGTCAGCCCGGTGCGCTCGTACCCGAGCGCCTCCGCAACCCGGCGCTGCACCTCGTTCGCCACCGCGCGCGCCTCCTGGCCGCCGCACTCGACGGGGTCGAGGAACTGCACGAGGTAGGACGGCACGGGGTTCATCAGCAGGTACAGAGGGTCCAGCATCTTCCTGCCCCGCGCCGTCGTGCCGTGGAACATGTCCACCGCCAGGTGCAGCGCCACGGGCACCACGTCCACGCCGCCGGCGGCAAGCTCCGCGAACAGCGGGCTGAACCGCAGCAGGAACGGCTCCCTGCACGTCGTCCCCTCCGGGCACACCACCAGCCCGCGGCGGGCGAGCTGTGCCTGCATGGCCGCGCGGTCGGCGGCGCGGTCGCGGGTGAGGCGGAACGTGGGGATCGGCGCGAGCATCTCCGACAGGCGGCTGATGCTGTAGGTGGCTGCGGAGAGGTCGCGCCGGCCGGCAGCCGCGGACACGCACAGCGGGTCCAGCAGCGACCGGTGGTTGCACGCGAAGAGGTTGCTCTTGCTCTTGTCCCCGGCAGAGGGCGACGAGGACGCGATCATGCGGTTGTGCATGCCGAGGCTGGCGAGGAGCGGCACCGAGAGGGAGAAAGGGAGCAGGAGGAAGACGGCGGTGCGGAGCACGGCGAGCGGCGCACCGAGCGGGAGCCACATGAACATGGCGAGCGTGGCGGCGGGCGTCGGCCGGAAAGCGGTGCGGCCGTCGTGGAAAACCAGGGGCTTCGGGTACCGCCGCGGGTGCAgcgcctcgcgccgccgccgcgtcgACTCCGTTGGCACGTACACCTCctgcatgcatgcacgcacgcAGGGCAACGCAATAAATTGTTAGCGACAGCTCACCAACAAAAGTCAAAGAACGATTATGCTACGCTACATGTATACGTACTACACGATAGTCGATAGGAAATATTGAAGATATGCTCGAGTTAACGGCCAGGATGTTAACTTAAAAGTAGTTGCAAACTAGTACTTCTACTAGCTGTCTTTTTCAGAATGGCGTTGAAGCAGTAGCTCTAGCTTTCGAGTACTGCTGGGGATAGCAACATCGATGATGATTAATTTATCGATGAAGGAAATATACATGCATGCAAGAGTGAATAGGAGCATCTGAATTTTTAGGTTTATGTATGTGTTCTGTTGGTGCATGCATTTTCTCAACAAATTCATAGGTGTGCGTGGTGTTAAAACTTGCAAACATTTTGGAAAAGTATGATCAAAATTAAACTAGCACACGAAGATAATAATGGGAACATCTAATAATTTACACTGTCCCTAGCTAGAAAAGCCGAATATTTTCTTCTTTTACACTGTATGTATGTTTGATCATATCTTCGCGTAAATTACTAAAATAAGATGCACATCATGAATTGAATGAAAAGGGCTAGGTGTTGGTGTAAATAGAAGTCTAGAACCATCTCCCTCATTTTCGGGAAGGTGTTGGACTGGACAGTATCTCTACCTATCGAGCACTGCTCAAGATAGTAACATAGGACTACTTTTCTCTTGAAAGCTGACGTGTTGGACAACTTATTTTGGCACGATCATGCACGGCTctttccatatatatatatatccaagcCTAGCTAACTAGGAGTAAAAAAAGGTAGTAGGATACTGTGCAAACACAGTAGGTGCATGCACGCATGGTGGCTTGCAATCACTGATCGAGGCGTGCATGTGCATGTGCATTCAGTCGAACGAGTTGAGTTGACGTATGATCCATGCAATGCAGTTCACGGCCGACACCGGACACGTACGCACCGCGCCAGCCAGCTCAACCACTCGAATTGGCTAGGAGGATGCACATCTCAATCAGGAAAAATCTAGTATATATGTGCCGGCGTCCATGCAGGAGCTATATATACATACAGATTTGACAAATTGAACCTGGCAGAGAAACATATTGCTTGCTAATAATAGTACGTAACATCAAGAGTAACATGCAGCGGTGTGAAGGGGTTGCATATTCTTAAGCTACATGCTTTGTTTTAAAAAGGAATCTCAGTCACTTCTCTAAGCAATAGAACCATATAACGCCCAACCATCTCCATTTATTCCCACCACAccaggtactccctccgttttctTTTAGTCCGGATAAAAGATCTGTCTTAAGTCAAACGTAGTAAAGCTTGACTAAAATTATAGGAAAAAGATATCAACATTCATAATATAAAATCGATATCACTAGATGCATCAAACTTTCATATTGTATATTTctagtattgtagatgttgataaTTTCGTATATATATTTGGTCAAACTTATATGCGAAGTAAAAACAAACAAAAGGAGTACTATACAAATTATAGTGGAAAACCGCAAGAACATTTTGCTAGAATTGCACACTTTGGAGACTCCATTTTTAGCAAGGCTTAGTGatgtagtagtagtactactagaATTTTGGGTGACTAAGACATAAAAATTCCAGGCAATCAAAAATTAGCAAAATTAATAATATGCCTAAACTAACCCAGGCTATCTTGTCTAAGTAGATACGCTTGTTCTCACCAAAAAAAGTAGAATACGCTTGCATTTCAGTAACAGTTTCTTTCTTTTTGGTATCTTTTTTCCATCAATATCTTGAACAAACACGCTCATCCCTTAATTTTTTTCTTTAAACTTATCTCGCTTATTTTCAAGAACATTAATAGCATGCATATCAGCGCCCTCTCGCTTATTTTCAAGAACATTAATACAGCATGCATGGAGTAGTAAAAAAAACCAT encodes:
- the LOC125552994 gene encoding uncharacterized protein LOC125552994, with translation MARKGSQSKSGPNLASPNRQNTTNGDILNTPERDPVHGEDPSSHLQGKSNGSGGNTGQKTKSNKKNNKSNGTSFGKSDDITSHKQQPEDISTDMQNSEELGPPFSSTRPRRDGKKSSRRGFGKNSSVEQTPLRILTERVKEKTRHVTSMAASFFRTSMMYVMEESKVLVEKNRPAITAFMAMAEKGRAYALSKMEYVYPIARAWMFSAGKLMLLLLTVWLDCNIRGFDSLLRLGTNSLIAVLWCSMLSIFAMIGIKKMLMFMVIAASVVAFIGIGFAVLIVAVLAVVILWLYGSFWTTSTVVIVGGASFLLKHERFALLVTCLYSMYCARSYIGWLGLLLSLNLSFFSTDVLVQFLKKNVDNENGSSRNSDQNSDRSSNFFGEFQQSSKDSSSHSGYTQPSNRGPGDPSTSGAEELTSEDEVARLLNCADHYSAFGFRPYEIIDVSVLKREYKKKAMLVHPDKNMGNDKAADAFKKLQNAYEVLLDSVKRKTYDDELRREELLNYFRRFQGASQKKGGHGTFQQGFSPSEGVDEGPSALSRRIACKKCGDFHLWIYTGRPKLQGRWCQDCKEFHQAKDGDGWVEQSFQPVLFGMLHKPDLPRAFVCAESSIFDVTEWFSCQGMRCPPNTHKPTFHVNASLAKEGSGKGSTSGPRGGIPNMDAGVDEEFFEWLQNAMQSGMFEAQGDPPSPGSGTHAKSSGGGGGSSSNRKKRKGKKQW
- the LOC125552995 gene encoding probable glycerol-3-phosphate acyltransferase 3, with translation MSKAFTKSLLLYNKILIRRLKSLITRAPPAPASATERLPPSHKHESSTAPLDALPAPGTTDDDNDNGGRAGGGTIVCEVEGGLLMSSSTFPYFMLVALEAGGLLRGLLLLLLYPLLRLLTDELAMKAMVMVTFAGLRKDAFGRLGMAVMPKLFLQDVSAEVFHAATSAPVTAGGARRRRRCVCVSSMPRAMVEPFLKEYLAVDAVVAPELRELGGYYLGLVEDEGEVARRMDVEEVIGAKGGAVVGIGGQGCSFQHIFQKYCKEVYVPTESTRRRREALHPRRYPKPLVFHDGRTAFRPTPAATLAMFMWLPLGAPLAVLRTAVFLLLPFSLSVPLLASLGMHNRMIASSSPSAGDKSKSNLFACNHRSLLDPLCVSAAAGRRDLSAATYSISRLSEMLAPIPTFRLTRDRAADRAAMQAQLARRGLVVCPEGTTCREPFLLRFSPLFAELAAGGVDVVPVALHLAVDMFHGTTARGRKMLDPLYLLMNPVPSYLVQFLDPVECGGQEARAVANEVQRRVAEALGYERTGLTRRDKYLILAGNEGVVGAAQDGGTKN